The following proteins come from a genomic window of Candidatus Bathyarchaeia archaeon:
- the hsp20 gene encoding archaeal heat shock protein Hsp20, with the protein MSSFDEFWERWFRRRRPFSSFFEEIDEMFREMERLFEREFEDLSKMVPKDLVRERILPDGRRIQEWGPFVYGYSIRIGPDGKPEIREFGNIKPGAARPGRPSISIKEEREPLVDIINTDGEIKVIAEIPGVEKEDIKLHGTETSLTISVDTPQRKYYKEVELPEKVDPKQAKSTYKNGVLEVSLPKKREAPKGEPIKID; encoded by the coding sequence ATGTCCAGCTTTGACGAGTTTTGGGAGAGATGGTTTAGAAGGCGCAGACCCTTCTCAAGCTTCTTCGAGGAAATAGATGAAATGTTCAGGGAGATGGAGCGATTATTCGAGAGGGAATTCGAGGATTTATCTAAGATGGTTCCGAAAGACCTGGTACGCGAAAGGATTCTGCCGGATGGAAGAAGAATTCAGGAGTGGGGGCCATTCGTATATGGGTACAGCATAAGGATAGGTCCCGATGGGAAGCCGGAGATAAGAGAGTTCGGTAACATAAAGCCTGGTGCCGCGAGACCTGGTAGACCATCGATATCGATTAAGGAGGAACGTGAACCTCTAGTCGACATAATTAACACTGATGGCGAAATCAAGGTTATAGCTGAAATCCCCGGAGTTGAGAAAGAGGATATAAAGCTTCATGGCACTGAGACGAGTTTGACAATAAGCGTCGATACGCCGCAGCGCAAATACTACAAGGAGGTTGAGCTTCCGGAGAAGGTTGACCCCAAACAGGCTAAATCAACCTATAAGAACGGTGTACTGGAGGTCTCTCTACCTAAGAAAAGAGAAGCCCCTAAGGGTGAGCCGATAAAAATAGATTAA
- a CDS encoding YkgJ family cysteine cluster protein, whose product MESSPLHSGEPCLKHNCALCCHETRMCLTKLDINRIIKLGYSTRDFAERLGRNWKLKNVDGKCFFLEGSKCRIYRFRPYGCRLYPLIYSQYERRITLDDLCPYKNEFSVRAEDLRKLMFILRMLGAEIHF is encoded by the coding sequence ATGGAGAGCAGCCCTTTACATAGCGGGGAACCATGCCTAAAACATAACTGTGCATTATGTTGCCATGAAACGAGAATGTGTCTCACTAAGCTAGACATTAACAGGATAATTAAGCTGGGCTACTCTACGAGGGATTTCGCCGAAAGGCTTGGAAGAAACTGGAAACTAAAGAATGTTGATGGAAAATGCTTTTTCCTCGAAGGCTCAAAGTGTAGGATATATAGGTTTAGACCATACGGATGCCGCCTATATCCGCTGATATATAGCCAATATGAGCGCAGAATAACGCTAGATGATTTGTGTCCATACAAGAACGAGTTTAGCGTCCGAGCGGAAGATCTTAGAAAACTGATGTTTATACTTAGGATGCTAGGTGCGGAGATACATTTTTAA
- a CDS encoding thymidylate synthase has protein sequence MGCAIGALIRTRTIAEAWEESVLKCWREGAEVPTEYGEKSKEILGLLVVVEEPFSEPRVHRGDIYAAMKDSLRKYIEEVLEGTFDWAVKEGKIHYTYHERLFNYPPNGINQIGYIIEKLGKVNYSRRAQAITWVPEKDMWVDSPPCLQRIWCTVRGGKLIMHTSWRSRDIFRAMHMNMLAMTELQKMISEKLGLEVGAYVDFSNSAHIYEKIYGDVKRFIEVLEKRKLSNRL, from the coding sequence ATGGGTTGCGCTATTGGCGCCTTAATCAGAACGCGTACGATTGCTGAGGCTTGGGAGGAATCCGTATTAAAATGCTGGAGAGAGGGCGCTGAGGTTCCAACGGAGTATGGGGAAAAGTCGAAGGAGATTTTAGGGCTGCTTGTAGTTGTCGAAGAACCCTTCAGCGAACCGCGTGTTCATAGAGGCGATATATATGCCGCAATGAAGGATTCGCTGCGCAAATATATTGAGGAGGTTTTGGAGGGAACCTTTGATTGGGCTGTTAAAGAAGGCAAAATACATTACACTTACCACGAACGCCTATTCAATTATCCGCCGAATGGGATAAATCAGATAGGCTACATAATTGAGAAGTTGGGTAAGGTTAATTATTCGAGAAGGGCGCAGGCGATAACGTGGGTTCCGGAGAAAGATATGTGGGTTGATTCTCCACCGTGTCTCCAGAGAATCTGGTGTACTGTTAGAGGCGGTAAACTAATTATGCATACCTCTTGGAGAAGCAGAGACATCTTTAGGGCAATGCACATGAATATGCTAGCCATGACTGAGCTACAAAAAATGATATCTGAGAAACTGGGCTTAGAGGTCGGCGCCTACGTAGACTTCTCTAATAGCGCCCACATATATGAGAAGATTTACGGCGACGTTAAACGCTTCATAGAAGTTTTGGAGAAAAGGAAACTAAGCAATAGGCTTTAG
- a CDS encoding secondary thiamine-phosphate synthase enzyme YjbQ → MRFYSSEFSVQSRRKTEIIDVTSSVSGVIERSGIKNGFANIWIPHTTAAIAVNEHDPDLWEDILATMDRLVPQKSNYRHNAKYGWIPSEQNAHAHILNCLIKPGVTLPIKDGQILIGTWQSILLIELDGPRLRTVQVHVIGE, encoded by the coding sequence TTGAGGTTTTACTCCTCTGAGTTTTCAGTTCAGAGTAGGAGGAAGACGGAGATTATAGACGTGACTAGTAGCGTGAGCGGGGTGATTGAGCGTTCAGGCATAAAGAATGGTTTCGCCAACATATGGATACCCCACACTACGGCGGCTATAGCGGTAAATGAGCATGACCCAGACCTATGGGAAGATATTCTCGCCACAATGGATCGACTGGTTCCGCAGAAATCCAATTATCGCCATAACGCCAAGTACGGTTGGATACCGAGCGAGCAGAACGCGCATGCACATATATTAAACTGCCTAATTAAGCCAGGCGTCACGCTGCCGATAAAGGACGGGCAGATTCTTATAGGCACATGGCAATCAATTCTCTTAATCGAATTAGACGGGCCTCGCCTACGCACCGTTCAGGTGCATGTGATTGGCGAGTAA
- a CDS encoding M81 family metallopeptidase, translated as MRVAVGGFGAESNSFSVESPVGEPMEKSFDDGLLLENMGKKTVIGGFLEVLGKAEAKVFPTLRVFWGATGVISRESYEHYKSELIKRIEDNSENIDGVLLDLHGAMVAEGAPDGEGVLLKELREILGEKTPIVAVLDIHGNITDLKVNSANALLGYKTNPHIDLYERGKDAARLLIRILKGRVNPVMYLRRLPMLGPNLGMSTWSYNPREAKNLPFARIMREIKKIEGNPKILDISAFIGFPYSDLPESVTSILAISDKDLKLAEEAASSIAEMIWNSRHEFLKVRPLIPVDEAVEMAIKYPDWPVILVDVGDNSGGGAPCDNTVILEALLRKGAEDAVVPLRDPEVVAESIVAGVGNVIDVEVGGKIDRRFYKPVKVSARVKTISDGKYVIRGPHHGGYMVKRAVLPKEAWRSADAGKTVLLEVDGVEIIVSEGRVGMEQDYYKSIGVDPSQRKIVVVKSHQAHRASFESIAKRIIEVDTPGSTSPSYRGLTFRNIARPVFPLDPI; from the coding sequence TTGCGCGTCGCAGTTGGGGGTTTTGGGGCGGAATCAAATTCATTTAGTGTTGAAAGCCCCGTAGGCGAGCCTATGGAGAAATCTTTTGACGATGGACTACTGCTGGAAAACATGGGGAAAAAGACGGTTATAGGAGGGTTCCTAGAGGTTTTAGGTAAAGCTGAAGCTAAGGTTTTTCCCACTTTAAGGGTTTTTTGGGGGGCTACTGGGGTTATATCAAGGGAAAGCTATGAGCATTATAAGTCTGAGCTAATTAAGCGTATTGAAGATAATTCGGAGAATATCGACGGTGTTCTACTGGATCTTCATGGAGCCATGGTTGCCGAGGGGGCGCCGGATGGAGAAGGCGTGCTGCTCAAAGAGCTACGAGAGATTCTTGGAGAAAAAACCCCGATAGTCGCTGTTTTAGATATTCATGGGAATATTACTGATCTAAAGGTCAACAGCGCCAATGCTCTTCTAGGCTATAAAACCAATCCTCACATAGATCTCTATGAGAGGGGTAAGGACGCCGCCCGGCTCCTAATCCGCATATTGAAGGGAAGAGTTAACCCCGTAATGTATCTAAGGAGGCTGCCCATGCTCGGCCCAAATTTAGGCATGAGCACATGGTCCTATAACCCAAGAGAAGCGAAAAATCTCCCTTTCGCAAGAATAATGAGGGAGATCAAGAAGATTGAAGGGAACCCTAAGATTCTGGATATTTCAGCCTTTATAGGTTTTCCATACTCTGATCTACCTGAAAGCGTAACCTCGATTCTAGCTATAAGTGATAAGGATCTCAAGCTGGCTGAGGAAGCCGCCAGCAGTATTGCGGAAATGATCTGGAATTCTAGACACGAATTCTTGAAGGTTAGACCCCTAATACCCGTCGACGAAGCCGTCGAGATGGCTATAAAGTATCCCGATTGGCCGGTAATCCTCGTAGATGTGGGAGACAACTCTGGGGGCGGCGCACCCTGCGATAACACAGTTATTTTAGAAGCCCTGCTGCGCAAAGGGGCTGAAGACGCGGTAGTTCCGCTCCGCGACCCAGAGGTCGTTGCCGAATCTATTGTTGCTGGGGTTGGAAACGTGATAGATGTGGAGGTTGGCGGCAAGATCGATAGAAGATTCTATAAGCCGGTTAAGGTGAGCGCGCGCGTAAAGACGATTTCTGATGGAAAATATGTTATAAGGGGCCCTCATCATGGGGGATACATGGTTAAAAGAGCCGTGCTTCCGAAAGAAGCTTGGAGGAGCGCTGATGCTGGTAAAACGGTTTTGCTTGAGGTTGACGGGGTAGAGATAATAGTTTCTGAAGGCAGGGTTGGCATGGAGCAAGACTACTATAAGTCTATTGGAGTGGACCCCTCACAGCGGAAGATAGTGGTTGTGAAATCTCATCAGGCGCATAGAGCGTCCTTCGAGAGCATAGCGAAACGCATAATAGAGGTTGACACGCCGGGCTCAACAAGCCCAAGCTATAGGGGATTAACGTTCAGGAATATAGCTAGACCAGTTTTCCCACTAGATCCAATATGA
- the trpS gene encoding tryptophan--tRNA ligase, producing the protein MSGAKDAGGFILDPFGATLIEDYDKLFTEFGIQPFKPLLSQVPNPCAAMRRSVIFGHRDFERIIDAMRSGRDFAVMSGIKPTGEFHLGTLMTAREIIYFQQEGAMAFYCIADVEAYEDNGIPFEESEKIAVNNVADILALGFDPKKGYIYRQSKEERVKDLAIIFSRGATLATMKAIYGERHMGLYLSALIQAGDILMPQLEDFGGPKPTVVPVGVDQDPHIRFTRDLANRFQSKFNFVPPSSTYHKLIKALDGGYKMSKRNPMSYFTLDEDTETIAKKILYAFTGGRPTAEEQRRLGGNPDVCPIFDMYLFHFMEDDKEVVNLYNDCRCGNILCGEDKMRLIKIVTGFVKEHQRKKARLIDKAKEILEAEKV; encoded by the coding sequence ATGTCTGGCGCTAAAGACGCTGGCGGCTTCATCCTAGATCCGTTTGGAGCAACCCTAATTGAGGACTATGATAAGCTCTTCACGGAGTTTGGAATACAACCCTTCAAACCCCTATTATCGCAGGTGCCCAACCCCTGCGCAGCCATGAGGAGAAGCGTCATATTTGGGCATAGGGATTTCGAACGCATAATTGACGCTATGAGAAGCGGTAGAGATTTCGCCGTCATGAGCGGCATAAAGCCAACTGGCGAATTTCACCTCGGAACACTGATGACCGCCCGCGAAATCATATATTTCCAGCAGGAGGGAGCAATGGCTTTCTACTGCATAGCTGACGTTGAAGCCTACGAAGACAACGGGATACCCTTCGAGGAGAGCGAGAAAATAGCCGTAAACAATGTTGCTGACATCTTGGCTTTGGGCTTCGACCCTAAAAAAGGGTACATTTATCGCCAATCAAAAGAGGAACGCGTTAAAGACCTTGCCATAATATTCAGCAGAGGGGCAACATTGGCGACTATGAAAGCCATTTACGGCGAAAGACACATGGGCTTATACTTGTCGGCGCTCATACAGGCCGGCGACATACTGATGCCGCAGCTCGAAGACTTCGGCGGCCCGAAACCGACGGTTGTCCCGGTAGGCGTCGACCAGGATCCGCATATTCGATTCACAAGAGATTTAGCTAACCGCTTTCAAAGCAAGTTTAATTTTGTTCCACCGTCATCCACGTACCACAAGCTCATTAAAGCGCTGGATGGAGGCTACAAGATGAGCAAACGTAACCCGATGAGCTACTTTACGCTTGATGAGGATACGGAAACTATAGCTAAAAAAATCCTTTACGCTTTTACCGGCGGCCGACCAACGGCTGAGGAACAGCGTAGGCTTGGAGGCAACCCTGACGTATGCCCGATCTTCGACATGTACCTTTTCCACTTCATGGAGGACGATAAAGAAGTGGTTAACCTATATAATGACTGTAGGTGTGGCAACATATTATGCGGTGAGGATAAAATGCGCCTAATAAAAATAGTGACAGGTTTCGTTAAGGAGCATCAGCGTAAGAAAGCTCGGCTCATCGATAAGGCTAAAGAAATCCTAGAAGCGGAAAAGGTTTAG
- a CDS encoding Gfo/Idh/MocA family oxidoreductase, whose product MKMAVKVLMVGYAHVHATSYTEQLLRRKTEVSDVEIIGVFDENKERGKYYADKYGLRLFESIEEAIKKKPDISLINTETAKHLTYVELSAENGIHVFCEKPIGVNLKDALKIKDVVERSGIKFTTGFNARFNPENVKAREIVSSGELGKISMIRIRVAHSAAIECWFRGWSEWFTVKEMAGNGGFLDLCIHGADLLRYILGDEACEVAGFVSNFSSSYEIDDQGVGTIRFSKGTLGILDGGWTQVVEGIPWSPLEIYGDKGSLLRTLVGLMYYTRVQKSWVKPNLEPKNKNSLDELIEAIKEDKEVSITIYDAIKAQEIMEAVYMSSDKRMSVRLPLANIN is encoded by the coding sequence ATGAAAATGGCTGTAAAAGTGTTGATGGTTGGTTACGCGCATGTTCATGCAACAAGCTATACCGAACAGCTCTTAAGGAGAAAAACTGAGGTTAGTGATGTCGAGATAATAGGGGTTTTCGACGAAAATAAGGAACGAGGAAAATATTACGCGGATAAATATGGTTTAAGGCTTTTTGAAAGCATTGAGGAAGCCATTAAAAAGAAACCAGATATCTCTCTAATTAACACTGAGACTGCAAAACATTTGACGTATGTTGAACTGTCTGCTGAAAACGGTATTCACGTTTTCTGTGAGAAACCCATAGGGGTGAATTTAAAGGATGCCCTAAAGATAAAAGATGTTGTAGAAAGAAGTGGTATTAAGTTCACCACAGGGTTTAATGCTAGATTTAACCCCGAAAATGTTAAGGCAAGGGAGATAGTGTCCAGTGGTGAGTTAGGTAAAATAAGTATGATCAGAATTAGAGTTGCTCATTCTGCAGCCATAGAATGCTGGTTTAGGGGATGGAGCGAGTGGTTCACTGTGAAGGAGATGGCTGGTAATGGAGGGTTCTTAGATTTATGCATTCATGGAGCTGACCTACTTCGATATATACTTGGAGATGAAGCGTGCGAAGTCGCCGGGTTTGTAAGCAATTTCTCATCGAGCTACGAAATAGATGATCAGGGGGTCGGAACAATAAGGTTTTCTAAGGGAACCCTAGGCATACTTGATGGTGGATGGACGCAAGTAGTTGAAGGTATCCCATGGTCACCATTAGAAATATATGGTGATAAAGGTTCATTATTGAGGACGCTGGTTGGACTAATGTACTACACTAGGGTTCAAAAGAGCTGGGTTAAACCAAACTTAGAGCCAAAAAACAAAAATTCTCTTGATGAGCTAATAGAAGCTATAAAAGAAGATAAAGAAGTCTCCATAACAATATATGATGCGATCAAAGCCCAAGAAATAATGGAAGCAGTGTATATGAGCAGCGACAAAAGAATGTCCGTTAGATTACCCTTGGCAAATATTAATTGA
- a CDS encoding ABC transporter ATP-binding protein, protein MEPILEVDDLRVYYKSIWGDYKSVDGVSVKAYRNEVLSIAGESGCGKSTLVEGVLRLVKPPGYVPTGKVIFDGIDILRIPEEELRRIRWSKLAYVPQGAMNSLNPVIKIEEQMVDAIIDHSGMDKEKAREVALSMLKEVGLPVEVADMYPHQLSGGMKQRVIIATAIALKPSLVIADEPTTALDVVVQRGILQLLRMLKENYRMTVIMVSHDMAAHAQIADRIAIMYAGKIVEVGLISQIFEEPLHPYTKGLISAIPAIGKRYIKGIPGLAPSPLNWPSGCRFHPRCRQATELCAKVEPPMKEVERERSVACHLYG, encoded by the coding sequence GTGGAGCCTATACTTGAGGTTGATGATCTCAGGGTTTACTATAAGAGTATTTGGGGCGACTATAAGTCCGTAGATGGGGTATCAGTTAAAGCATATAGAAATGAGGTTCTTAGCATAGCGGGTGAGTCCGGATGTGGTAAGTCCACTCTCGTTGAGGGGGTTCTCAGGCTCGTTAAACCCCCTGGCTATGTACCTACTGGAAAAGTTATCTTCGATGGAATAGATATTTTGAGGATTCCAGAGGAAGAGCTTCGGAGGATTAGGTGGTCTAAACTTGCGTATGTTCCTCAGGGAGCCATGAACTCGCTGAATCCCGTCATAAAGATTGAGGAGCAGATGGTTGATGCGATAATAGATCATAGTGGCATGGATAAGGAGAAAGCTAGAGAGGTCGCATTATCTATGCTAAAAGAAGTTGGATTGCCAGTCGAGGTTGCAGACATGTATCCGCATCAGCTTAGTGGCGGTATGAAGCAGAGGGTTATAATAGCGACAGCCATAGCCCTTAAGCCGAGTCTTGTAATAGCTGATGAGCCGACGACAGCCTTAGATGTCGTGGTTCAGAGGGGTATTCTCCAGCTCCTTAGAATGCTTAAGGAAAATTATCGTATGACCGTTATAATGGTTTCCCATGATATGGCGGCGCATGCGCAAATAGCGGATAGAATAGCAATAATGTATGCTGGAAAAATCGTGGAGGTTGGCTTAATCAGTCAAATATTTGAGGAGCCATTACACCCATACACTAAGGGCCTAATTTCAGCCATACCCGCTATAGGAAAAAGGTATATTAAAGGTATACCTGGTCTAGCTCCAAGCCCCTTAAACTGGCCTTCAGGCTGCAGGTTTCATCCCAGATGTCGACAGGCGACAGAGTTATGCGCTAAAGTTGAGCCTCCTATGAAAGAGGTTGAACGAGAAAGATCCGTAGCCTGCCATCTATATGGGTGA
- a CDS encoding ABC transporter ATP-binding protein — MDQPLLELRNTSREFRVGGGLGLFSRRIIKAVDAVSFSMPSEPWITALIGESGSGKTTIARMILGLLPPTSGEILYKGRSVSEWIKKNKMAYYREVQPIFQDPYSIYNPYYRVDRVLEVAIKKFKLASSKEEARSLMIKAMEDIGLRPEDLLGRYPHQLSGGERQRFMLTRILLIRPRLIVADEPISMIDVSLRAIFLDHLLSFKEKHGISCLYISHDLHTASYLADNVIILCYGRIVEEGPKNQVIEDPLHPYTKLLISSIPIPDPKRRWTDKIDLTSMESLKKFRADKGCVFSARCPYVMEKCLSETPQLKNIGQERKVACHLY, encoded by the coding sequence ATGGATCAACCATTACTAGAATTGAGGAACACGAGTAGGGAATTTAGAGTTGGAGGGGGACTAGGACTATTCTCTAGGAGGATTATAAAGGCTGTAGACGCCGTCTCGTTCAGCATGCCAAGTGAACCATGGATAACGGCTTTGATAGGTGAGAGTGGGAGCGGTAAAACCACTATAGCCAGAATGATACTGGGGCTTCTGCCGCCCACTTCAGGCGAGATTTTATACAAGGGTAGGAGTGTCTCCGAGTGGATCAAGAAAAACAAGATGGCGTATTATAGGGAGGTTCAACCCATTTTTCAAGATCCATACAGCATCTATAATCCTTATTACAGAGTTGACCGGGTTCTTGAAGTCGCCATCAAAAAATTTAAGCTTGCATCTAGCAAGGAGGAAGCACGCAGCCTCATGATTAAGGCTATGGAAGACATAGGACTTAGGCCAGAAGATCTTCTCGGGAGATATCCACATCAGCTCAGTGGAGGCGAAAGACAAAGATTCATGCTAACGAGAATACTTTTAATTAGGCCTAGGCTTATAGTTGCCGACGAACCAATATCCATGATAGATGTCTCGCTCAGAGCTATTTTTCTAGATCATTTATTATCTTTTAAGGAGAAGCATGGTATTTCATGCCTGTATATATCACATGACCTGCATACAGCCAGCTATCTGGCAGATAATGTAATCATATTATGCTATGGCAGGATCGTCGAGGAGGGGCCGAAAAACCAAGTGATTGAAGACCCGTTACATCCGTACACTAAGCTACTCATAAGTTCTATACCGATACCGGATCCTAAGCGCAGATGGACAGATAAAATAGATCTAACGTCAATGGAATCCTTGAAAAAGTTTAGAGCAGATAAAGGTTGCGTTTTCTCAGCAAGATGCCCCTACGTCATGGAGAAATGTTTATCAGAAACACCCCAGCTGAAAAACATTGGTCAAGAAAGAAAAGTTGCCTGTCACCTATATTAG
- a CDS encoding ABC transporter substrate-binding protein, which produces MEYKIRNFFMLALLANIALLCIVNFVPSSFAQVALPVPREEAVICETDTAYTVWDKANQFIPMGTQWGSGWHQVVQEWDWYINYATGEIIYWRITGWEYSEDAKTFIMHIRRGVKWNDGVPYTSRDVAFTLNMLKANPELFGAAYVNEWVESVETPDDYTVVIHLKKPNPMFHHTFRMWGAINVRPEHIWRDKDPKEFANWPPVETGPYKLYGTYPELNMFIWERDEDYWAKDVFGLFPAPKYVIWRYAPPPDIDLADFVRGMVDAPLPHLFSWDMIKMAMRLTTNITLAPYLDPCPLGISTFNCDKYPLNITEFRWAIALCLNKEKLAALYPMAAETWVSPYPWPIPMYAVFDKYKPMVEKALKRIENELGVKYEYNPAKAAAILDSLGFIDRDGDGIRDTPDGAKISLEILSRPVTVVQEYYIAADLAEELRKIGIDAVVRTVDPAMWHELTALGQYDIAAGSLCSSAWLPGEIVYMLDDFHGKWYVPIGERSVGGGVHGANPRYRNPELDEIVDELWKLRSDDPRAQELIERGIYIIMRDMLSAPAVEKMFVQVFSTAYWEGWPSEENMYHVPYIWWPEFIFILFSIRPRALPTPVSYVSVYFLKDVEAFTGVDGKRYGPFSKGAFAMIPEEDAERFMAQGLVSYSPPVPAELPEIAKAVSDLLGKVSALSSSVNTLTGSIDTLSSRMDALSGQVAGITTVVVGMGAITAVLVIIAIVMLLRKK; this is translated from the coding sequence ATGGAATATAAAATAAGAAACTTCTTTATGCTAGCTTTACTGGCAAACATTGCACTATTATGCATAGTGAACTTTGTACCTTCATCATTTGCCCAAGTTGCACTGCCAGTACCTAGAGAGGAAGCAGTTATATGTGAGACAGATACGGCTTATACTGTTTGGGATAAAGCAAATCAATTCATACCTATGGGGACGCAATGGGGATCAGGATGGCATCAAGTAGTGCAGGAGTGGGACTGGTACATAAACTATGCTACTGGGGAAATAATATACTGGCGTATAACTGGCTGGGAATACAGCGAAGATGCTAAAACGTTTATAATGCATATAAGACGTGGTGTGAAATGGAATGATGGTGTCCCCTACACGTCTAGGGATGTTGCTTTTACTCTAAATATGCTTAAGGCTAACCCAGAGCTATTCGGCGCCGCATATGTTAATGAGTGGGTTGAATCCGTTGAGACGCCTGACGACTATACTGTGGTAATTCATCTCAAAAAGCCTAATCCAATGTTCCACCACACATTTAGAATGTGGGGAGCTATTAACGTTAGACCAGAACATATATGGAGGGATAAGGATCCAAAGGAGTTCGCAAATTGGCCACCAGTGGAGACAGGTCCCTATAAGCTGTATGGTACTTATCCAGAGCTTAACATGTTTATATGGGAGAGAGACGAGGATTACTGGGCTAAAGATGTATTTGGGCTGTTTCCTGCACCTAAATATGTTATATGGAGATATGCTCCTCCGCCAGACATAGATCTTGCTGATTTTGTACGCGGTATGGTGGATGCACCGTTGCCCCACTTATTTAGTTGGGATATGATTAAGATGGCTATGCGTCTCACCACAAATATAACATTAGCGCCTTACTTAGATCCCTGTCCACTCGGCATATCAACCTTTAACTGCGATAAGTATCCGTTAAATATTACAGAGTTTAGATGGGCTATTGCCCTATGCCTTAACAAAGAGAAGCTAGCAGCCCTATATCCGATGGCTGCTGAAACATGGGTTTCTCCATATCCATGGCCCATACCGATGTACGCGGTTTTTGACAAGTATAAGCCCATGGTTGAGAAAGCACTTAAAAGAATAGAAAATGAGCTTGGTGTCAAATATGAGTATAATCCTGCTAAAGCCGCCGCTATACTTGATTCTCTTGGCTTCATTGACAGGGATGGTGACGGTATAAGAGATACCCCTGATGGCGCTAAGATATCATTAGAAATATTGAGCAGACCAGTAACAGTTGTTCAAGAATACTATATAGCAGCAGATTTAGCTGAAGAACTCAGGAAGATAGGCATAGACGCGGTTGTTAGAACCGTGGATCCGGCAATGTGGCATGAGTTAACTGCGCTTGGTCAATACGATATAGCGGCTGGCAGCCTATGTTCAAGCGCATGGTTGCCTGGTGAAATAGTTTATATGCTTGATGACTTTCATGGCAAATGGTATGTGCCTATAGGTGAAAGATCGGTAGGCGGAGGCGTTCACGGTGCTAATCCAAGATATCGTAACCCTGAACTTGATGAAATTGTGGACGAGCTGTGGAAACTAAGATCCGATGATCCCAGAGCCCAGGAACTTATTGAAAGAGGAATCTACATTATAATGAGAGATATGCTTAGCGCACCCGCGGTAGAAAAGATGTTTGTACAAGTATTTTCAACGGCTTATTGGGAAGGATGGCCATCTGAAGAAAACATGTATCATGTACCATACATATGGTGGCCTGAGTTCATCTTCATTCTCTTCTCAATAAGACCTAGAGCTCTTCCGACACCAGTATCTTATGTAAGCGTCTACTTCCTTAAGGATGTCGAAGCATTTACAGGCGTCGACGGAAAGAGATACGGTCCATTCTCTAAAGGCGCCTTCGCTATGATTCCTGAAGAGGATGCTGAAAGATTTATGGCTCAAGGGCTTGTCTCATATAGTCCGCCTGTTCCAGCAGAGCTACCTGAGATTGCAAAGGCGGTTTCAGACCTCCTTGGAAAAGTCTCAGCATTGAGCAGTAGCGTTAATACGCTTACCGGCAGCATTGACACGCTATCAAGCCGAATGGATGCGTTATCTGGTCAAGTAGCGGGCATAACCACCGTAGTGGTAGGTATGGGCGCAATAACAGCAGTGCTAGTCATCATCGCCATTGTAATGTTATTACGCAAAAAGTAA